The following coding sequences lie in one Pseudomonas monsensis genomic window:
- a CDS encoding BolA family protein has translation MQAVEVKSFLEGKLPGTLVEVEGEGCNFQLNVISDELAALSPVKRQQSIYAHLNPWIADGSIHAVTMKFFSRAAWAERT, from the coding sequence ATGCAGGCCGTAGAAGTGAAGAGCTTCCTTGAAGGGAAGCTGCCAGGAACGCTGGTAGAAGTTGAAGGCGAAGGGTGCAACTTTCAGCTGAACGTGATTAGCGATGAACTGGCGGCGTTGAGCCCGGTCAAGCGTCAGCAAAGCATCTATGCCCATTTGAACCCATGGATCGCCGATGGCAGCATCCACGCGGTCACTATGAAATTTTTCAGCCGCGCGGCCTGGGCCGAGCGCACCTGA
- the lptA gene encoding lipopolysaccharide transport periplasmic protein LptA: MRLVKTLPILLSLGAALGSVSAWALPNDQQQPIRIQADDAQLDDKNGIATYKGDVIITQGSMKVTGNTVTITRTPSGDIDVVTSVGNLAYFEQLQTAGDTKPVQGWGVTIQYHAAQNRVVLIDKAKVVDKDNNTTQGEKIVYDTVKKLASAGRATGSKVTESRPRIDMVIQPKKKTDEKTQ, translated from the coding sequence ATGAGGCTCGTTAAAACCCTCCCTATTTTGCTCAGTCTGGGCGCAGCACTGGGAAGCGTGAGCGCCTGGGCTCTGCCGAACGATCAGCAGCAACCAATCCGCATCCAGGCCGACGACGCCCAACTGGACGACAAGAACGGCATCGCCACCTATAAAGGTGACGTGATCATCACCCAGGGTTCGATGAAGGTGACCGGCAACACCGTGACCATCACTCGCACCCCGAGCGGTGATATCGACGTGGTGACCTCGGTGGGCAACCTCGCCTACTTCGAACAACTGCAGACCGCTGGCGACACCAAGCCGGTTCAGGGCTGGGGCGTGACGATCCAGTACCATGCCGCGCAGAATCGCGTCGTACTGATCGACAAGGCCAAGGTTGTCGACAAGGACAACAACACCACCCAGGGCGAGAAAATCGTCTACGACACCGTGAAGAAACTCGCCAGCGCCGGTCGCGCGACCGGCAGCAAGGTCACCGAATCGCGTCCGCGTATCGACATGGTGATCCAGCCGAAGAAGAAAACCGACGAGAAAACCCAGTAA
- the lptC gene encoding LPS export ABC transporter periplasmic protein LptC: protein MFSKKFRNFLLFGCIAALFAAVGYWNISPGRFLDKPAVTSIENPIDWYATNTHTLQYLPDGKVQYEMTSDKAEHVKATDITLVTKPDLNMYRGTEFPWHVTSERGEVNSGGTQVELIDSVRIKRTDEKNRDLLVTSTRMTVFPQDQYAQTEQPVRIDGAGGVSTGVGMKAYLKESRIHLLSNVRGQYEAR from the coding sequence ATGTTTAGCAAAAAATTTCGCAATTTCCTGCTGTTCGGCTGCATCGCGGCGCTATTCGCAGCGGTCGGTTACTGGAACATCAGCCCGGGGCGCTTCCTCGACAAGCCTGCGGTCACGTCTATCGAAAACCCGATAGACTGGTATGCGACCAACACGCATACCCTGCAGTACCTGCCGGACGGCAAGGTGCAGTACGAAATGACCTCCGACAAGGCCGAGCACGTCAAGGCCACCGACATCACCCTGGTCACCAAGCCCGACCTGAACATGTACCGCGGCACGGAATTTCCGTGGCACGTGACCAGCGAGCGCGGCGAAGTGAATTCGGGCGGTACTCAGGTCGAATTGATCGATTCTGTGCGCATCAAGCGCACCGATGAGAAGAACCGCGATCTGCTGGTCACCTCCACGCGCATGACAGTGTTCCCACAGGACCAATATGCGCAGACCGAGCAACCCGTTAGAATCGACGGCGCTGGCGGTGTATCGACTGGCGTAGGCATGAAAGCGTATCTGAAGGAAAGCAGGATACACCTGCTATCGAACGTAAGAGGACAGTATGAGGCTCGTTAA
- the lptB gene encoding LPS export ABC transporter ATP-binding protein has product MATLKAQHLAKAYKSRQVVRDVSLSIDSGQIVGLLGPNGAGKTTCFYMIVGLVQADQGRVLIDDLDVSHQPMHGRAKAGIGYLPQEASIFRKLSVADNIMAILETRPELDKAGRRKELESLLQEFHISHIRDNLGMSLSGGERRRVEIARALATAPKFILLDEPFAGVDPISVGDIKQIIHHLKAKGIGVLITDHNVRETLDICETAYIVNDGQLIAEGDAETILANDLVKEVYLGHEFRL; this is encoded by the coding sequence ATGGCAACTCTGAAAGCTCAGCACCTGGCCAAGGCCTATAAAAGCCGCCAGGTCGTGCGTGACGTCAGCCTGTCGATCGACAGCGGCCAGATCGTCGGCCTGCTCGGCCCTAACGGCGCCGGCAAGACGACGTGCTTCTACATGATCGTCGGCCTGGTGCAGGCCGATCAGGGCCGCGTACTGATCGACGATCTGGACGTCAGCCACCAGCCGATGCACGGTCGTGCCAAGGCCGGTATCGGCTATCTGCCGCAAGAAGCGTCGATCTTCCGCAAACTGTCGGTGGCCGACAACATCATGGCCATCCTCGAGACCCGCCCGGAACTCGACAAGGCAGGCCGTCGCAAGGAGCTGGAAAGCCTGCTGCAGGAATTCCACATCAGCCACATCCGCGACAACCTCGGCATGAGCCTGTCCGGTGGTGAACGCCGCCGGGTGGAAATCGCCCGCGCCCTGGCGACTGCACCGAAGTTCATCCTGCTCGACGAACCGTTCGCCGGTGTCGACCCGATCTCGGTCGGCGACATCAAGCAGATCATCCACCATCTCAAGGCCAAGGGCATCGGCGTACTGATCACCGACCACAACGTCCGCGAGACGCTGGACATCTGCGAAACCGCTTACATCGTCAACGACGGCCAGTTGATTGCCGAAGGCGACGCAGAAACCATTCTGGCCAACGATCTGGTCAAAGAAGTGTATCTGGGTCACGAGTTCCGCCTGTAA
- a CDS encoding RNA polymerase factor sigma-54, which translates to MKPSLVLRMGQQLTMTPQLQQAIRLLQLSTLDLQQEIQEALESNPMLERQEEGDDFDNSDPLADNAEHKPNTEIQEPSYQESAPTVDNLEEGEWNERIPNELPVDTAWEDVYQTSASSLPSSDDDEWDFTTRTSAGESLQSHLLWQLNLAPMSDTDRLIAVTLIDCINNQGYLDETLEEILEAFDPELDIELDEIEAVLHRIQQFEPAGIGARNLGECLLLQLRQLPAKTPWLAEAKRLVTDYIDLLGSRDYSQLMRRMKLKEDELRQVIELVQSLNPRPGSQIESTEAEYVVPDVIVRKDNERWLVELNQESVPRLRVNAQYAGFVRRADTSADNTFMRNQLQEARWFIKSLQSRNETLMKVATQIVEHQRGFLEYGDEAMKPLVLHDIAEAVGMHESTISRVTTQKFMHTPRGIYELKYFFSSHVSTSEGGECSSTAIRAIIKKLVAAENQKKPLSDSKIAGLLEAQGIQVARRTVAKYRESLGIAPSSERKRLM; encoded by the coding sequence ATGAAACCATCGCTAGTCTTGAGAATGGGCCAGCAGCTGACGATGACACCGCAGCTGCAACAGGCCATCCGCCTGCTCCAATTGTCGACCCTGGATCTGCAACAGGAAATCCAGGAGGCCCTGGAATCCAATCCGATGCTCGAACGCCAGGAAGAAGGCGACGACTTCGACAACTCCGACCCGCTGGCCGACAACGCCGAACACAAGCCCAATACTGAAATCCAGGAACCTTCCTACCAGGAATCCGCCCCGACGGTGGACAACCTCGAGGAGGGCGAATGGAACGAGCGCATCCCCAACGAGCTGCCGGTCGACACCGCGTGGGAAGACGTCTACCAGACCAGCGCCAGCAGCCTGCCCAGCAGCGATGATGACGAGTGGGATTTCACCACCCGCACTTCTGCCGGCGAGAGCCTGCAAAGCCACCTGTTGTGGCAACTCAATCTTGCCCCGATGTCCGACACCGATCGCCTGATCGCCGTGACGCTGATCGACTGCATCAACAACCAGGGCTACCTGGACGAGACCCTTGAAGAGATTCTCGAGGCATTCGACCCGGAACTGGATATCGAACTGGACGAAATCGAAGCCGTCCTGCACCGCATCCAGCAATTCGAGCCGGCCGGTATCGGTGCGCGCAACCTCGGTGAATGCCTGCTGCTGCAACTGCGCCAGTTGCCCGCCAAGACGCCGTGGCTCGCGGAAGCCAAACGCCTGGTCACCGATTACATCGACCTGCTCGGCAGCCGGGATTACAGCCAGTTGATGCGCCGCATGAAGCTCAAGGAAGACGAGCTGCGCCAGGTCATCGAACTGGTGCAAAGCCTCAATCCGCGTCCCGGTTCACAGATCGAATCGACCGAAGCCGAATACGTGGTACCGGACGTCATCGTGCGCAAGGACAACGAGCGCTGGCTGGTCGAACTGAACCAGGAATCAGTGCCACGCCTGCGGGTCAACGCGCAGTACGCCGGTTTCGTCCGTCGCGCCGACACCAGTGCCGACAACACCTTCATGCGCAATCAGTTGCAGGAAGCCCGCTGGTTCATCAAGAGCCTGCAGAGCCGCAACGAGACCCTGATGAAAGTTGCCACGCAGATCGTCGAGCATCAGCGCGGCTTTCTGGAGTACGGCGACGAGGCCATGAAACCGCTGGTCCTGCATGACATCGCTGAAGCGGTAGGCATGCACGAATCGACGATTTCCCGGGTGACCACGCAGAAATTCATGCATACCCCGCGCGGTATTTATGAACTGAAATACTTTTTCTCCAGCCACGTCAGCACCTCCGAAGGCGGCGAATGCTCGTCCACGGCGATCCGCGCGATCATCAAAAAACTGGTTGCCGCGGAAAATCAGAAAAAGCCGTTGAGTGACAGCAAGATCGCTGGTTTACTGGAGGCACAAGGCATTCAGGTGGCTCGCCGCACCGTCGCCAAGTACCGCGAATCCCTCGGGATCGCGCCTTCGAGCGAACGCAAGCGGTTGATGTAA
- the mlaD gene encoding outer membrane lipid asymmetry maintenance protein MlaD, protein MQNRTLEIGVGLFLLAGILALLLLALRVSGLSPTSTTDTYKLYAYFDNIAGLTVRAKVTMAGVTIGKVTAIDLDRDSFTGRVTLQVDKKVDNLPTDSTASILTAGLLGEKYIGISVGGEDTRLKDGGTIHDTQSSLVLEDLIGKFLLNTVSKDAK, encoded by the coding sequence ATGCAAAACCGCACCCTGGAAATCGGTGTCGGCCTGTTCCTGCTGGCAGGGATCCTGGCTTTGTTGCTGCTTGCTTTGCGGGTCAGTGGCCTGTCTCCGACTTCGACCACCGACACGTATAAACTTTATGCCTATTTCGACAATATCGCCGGTTTGACGGTCAGAGCCAAAGTGACCATGGCCGGCGTAACCATCGGCAAGGTCACGGCGATCGATCTGGATCGCGACAGCTTCACCGGTCGGGTCACGCTGCAAGTGGATAAAAAGGTCGACAACCTGCCGACTGACTCCACAGCGTCTATCCTGACCGCTGGTCTGCTGGGCGAGAAGTACATCGGTATCAGCGTAGGCGGGGAGGACACCCGTCTGAAGGATGGTGGAACCATCCACGACACGCAGTCGTCACTGGTACTGGAAGACCTGATCGGTAAATTCCTGCTCAATACCGTTAGCAAAGACGCCAAATGA
- a CDS encoding KdsC family phosphatase, protein MSNDLLQRGKAIKLAVFDVDGVLTDGRLYFLEDGSEFKTFNTLDGQGIKMLMNAGVQTAIISGRKTPVVERRAKNLGIPHLFQGREDKLVVLDGLLEELGLSYEQVAYLGDDLPDLPVIRRVGLGMAVANAADFVREHAHGVTRARGGEGAAREFCELILRAQGRLDAANAAYL, encoded by the coding sequence ATGAGTAACGATCTGCTGCAACGCGGCAAAGCGATCAAACTGGCGGTTTTCGACGTCGACGGCGTACTCACCGACGGGCGCCTGTACTTCCTTGAAGACGGCAGCGAATTCAAGACCTTCAACACCCTCGACGGCCAAGGCATCAAAATGCTGATGAACGCCGGCGTGCAGACCGCTATCATCAGCGGTCGCAAGACCCCGGTGGTCGAGCGTCGGGCGAAAAACCTGGGGATTCCCCACCTGTTTCAGGGCCGCGAAGACAAACTGGTCGTTCTCGACGGCCTGCTTGAAGAACTGGGCCTAAGCTATGAGCAGGTGGCCTACCTCGGTGACGACCTGCCTGACCTGCCGGTGATTCGCCGCGTCGGCCTCGGCATGGCCGTGGCGAATGCCGCCGACTTCGTGCGTGAACACGCTCATGGCGTGACCCGGGCACGTGGTGGCGAAGGTGCCGCCCGCGAATTCTGCGAATTGATCCTGCGCGCCCAGGGCCGCCTCGATGCGGCCAACGCCGCGTACCTGTGA
- a CDS encoding MlaC/ttg2D family ABC transporter substrate-binding protein, giving the protein MISTLRRGLFVLLAALPLMANAAPGQSAHDLVQDTTNRMLADLAANKEKYKQDPQDFYTALNTIVGPVVDAEGISKSIMTVKYSRKATPAQMKTFQENFKRGLFQFYGNALLEYNNQGITVDPAKDESGDRTSVGMTVKGSNGAIYPVQYTLEKISGEWKLRNVIINGINIGKLFRDQFADAMQRNGNDLDKTINGWAGEVAKAKEATEKKPAQ; this is encoded by the coding sequence ATGATCTCTACCTTGCGACGTGGCCTGTTTGTGTTGCTCGCGGCCTTGCCTCTGATGGCTAACGCTGCGCCCGGGCAATCCGCGCACGATCTGGTTCAGGACACTACTAACCGGATGCTTGCCGACCTGGCAGCGAACAAAGAGAAGTACAAGCAGGATCCGCAGGATTTCTACACGGCGTTGAATACCATCGTCGGTCCGGTGGTGGATGCCGAAGGCATTTCCAAAAGCATCATGACGGTCAAATATTCGCGCAAGGCCACGCCCGCGCAGATGAAGACCTTCCAGGAAAACTTCAAGAGAGGCCTGTTCCAGTTCTACGGCAACGCTTTGCTGGAGTACAACAATCAGGGCATCACGGTTGATCCTGCCAAGGATGAGTCGGGCGATCGCACCAGCGTCGGCATGACCGTCAAGGGCAGCAATGGCGCGATCTATCCTGTGCAATACACGCTCGAGAAGATCAGCGGCGAGTGGAAGCTGCGTAACGTGATCATCAATGGCATCAACATCGGCAAGCTGTTCCGTGACCAGTTCGCGGATGCGATGCAGCGCAATGGCAACGATCTGGACAAGACCATCAATGGTTGGGCCGGTGAAGTGGCCAAGGCCAAGGAAGCCACCGAAAAGAAACCAGCGCAATGA
- the mlaE gene encoding lipid asymmetry maintenance ABC transporter permease subunit MlaE: protein MRRISLIERVRRFGESAIDAVAVFGRATLFLFHALLGRGGISGGFGLLVKQLHSVGVMSLVIIVVSGIFIGMVLALQGFSILSSYGSEQAVGQMVALTLLRELGPVVTALLFAGRAGSALTAEIGNMKSTEQLSSLEMIGVDPLKYIIAPRLWAGFISLPVLAMIFSVVGIWGGSWVAVDWLGVYEGSYWANMQNSVNFTSDVLNGVIKSIVFAFVVTWIAVFQGYDCEPTSEGISRATTKTVVFASLAVLGLDFILTALMFGDF, encoded by the coding sequence ATGCGCAGAATTTCATTAATAGAGCGCGTACGCCGGTTCGGCGAGTCGGCAATCGACGCCGTTGCGGTGTTCGGGCGTGCCACGCTGTTCCTGTTTCACGCCTTGCTCGGTCGTGGCGGCATCAGCGGCGGTTTCGGCCTGCTGGTCAAGCAGCTGCATTCGGTCGGCGTCATGTCGCTGGTGATCATCGTGGTCTCCGGGATTTTCATCGGCATGGTCCTGGCGCTGCAAGGCTTCAGCATTCTGTCGAGCTACGGTTCGGAGCAGGCCGTGGGGCAGATGGTTGCGTTGACCCTGCTGCGTGAACTGGGGCCGGTGGTGACCGCGCTGTTGTTCGCCGGGCGTGCCGGCTCGGCGCTGACCGCCGAAATCGGCAACATGAAATCCACCGAACAGCTTTCCAGCCTGGAAATGATCGGTGTAGACCCGCTCAAGTACATCATTGCCCCGCGGCTGTGGGCCGGTTTCATTTCCCTGCCAGTGCTGGCCATGATTTTCAGCGTGGTGGGTATCTGGGGTGGTTCGTGGGTAGCTGTCGACTGGCTGGGTGTGTATGAAGGCTCTTATTGGGCGAACATGCAGAACAGCGTGAACTTCACCAGCGATGTGCTCAACGGCGTCATCAAAAGTATCGTGTTCGCCTTCGTCGTGACCTGGATTGCCGTATTCCAAGGCTATGACTGTGAGCCCACTTCCGAGGGCATCAGTCGCGCCACCACCAAGACCGTGGTATTTGCCTCGCTGGCAGTGCTCGGCCTGGACTTTATTCTGACCGCTTTGATGTTTGGAGATTTCTGA
- the murA gene encoding UDP-N-acetylglucosamine 1-carboxyvinyltransferase: MDKLIITGGARLDGEIRISGAKNSALPILAATLLCDGPVTVGNLPHLHDITTMIELFGRMGIEPVIDEKLSVEIDPRTIKTLIAPYELVKTMRASILVLGPMVARFGEAEVALPGGCAIGSRPVDLHIRGLEAMGAVIDVEGGYIKAKAPEGGLRGAHFFFDTVSVTGTENIMMAAALAKGRSVLQNAAREPEVVDLANFLNAMGAKVSGAGTDTITIDGVERLGSAFYKVMPDRIETGTYLVAAAVTGGRVKVKDTDPTILEAVLEKLREAGAEITCGEDWIELNMHGKRPKAVNVRTAPYPAFPTDMQAQFISLNAIAEGTGAVIETIFENRFMHVYELHRMGAKIQVEGNTAIVTGTEILKGAPVMATDLRASASLVISALMAEGDTLIDRIYHIDRGYECIEEKLQMLGAKIRRVPG, from the coding sequence ATGGATAAATTGATTATTACCGGTGGCGCTCGTCTTGATGGCGAGATCCGCATTTCCGGGGCAAAGAACTCTGCCCTGCCGATCCTGGCCGCCACCCTGCTGTGCGATGGCCCGGTGACCGTTGGCAACCTGCCGCACCTGCATGACATCACCACCATGATCGAGTTGTTCGGTCGCATGGGCATCGAGCCGGTGATCGACGAGAAACTCAGCGTCGAAATCGACCCGCGCACCATCAAGACCCTGATCGCCCCGTACGAACTGGTGAAAACCATGCGTGCGTCGATCCTCGTGCTGGGCCCTATGGTTGCCCGTTTCGGTGAAGCCGAAGTCGCCCTGCCTGGCGGTTGCGCCATCGGTTCGCGTCCGGTCGACCTGCACATCCGTGGTCTCGAAGCCATGGGCGCGGTCATCGACGTCGAAGGCGGCTACATCAAGGCCAAGGCGCCGGAAGGCGGCCTGCGCGGTGCACACTTCTTCTTCGATACCGTCAGTGTGACCGGTACCGAAAACATCATGATGGCCGCTGCTCTGGCCAAGGGCCGCAGCGTGCTGCAGAACGCCGCTCGCGAGCCTGAAGTGGTTGACCTGGCGAACTTCCTCAACGCCATGGGCGCCAAGGTTTCCGGCGCCGGTACCGACACCATCACCATTGATGGCGTCGAGCGCCTGGGTTCGGCGTTCTACAAGGTCATGCCTGACCGTATCGAAACCGGCACTTACCTGGTGGCCGCTGCGGTCACCGGTGGCCGCGTCAAGGTCAAGGACACTGATCCGACCATTCTCGAAGCCGTTCTGGAAAAACTCCGTGAAGCCGGTGCAGAAATCACCTGCGGTGAAGACTGGATCGAGCTGAACATGCACGGCAAGCGCCCGAAAGCGGTCAACGTGCGCACCGCGCCGTACCCGGCGTTCCCGACCGACATGCAGGCGCAGTTCATCTCGCTCAACGCCATTGCCGAAGGCACCGGTGCCGTGATCGAGACGATCTTCGAAAACCGTTTCATGCACGTGTACGAATTGCACCGCATGGGCGCCAAGATCCAGGTCGAAGGCAACACTGCCATCGTCACCGGTACCGAAATCCTCAAGGGTGCGCCAGTGATGGCGACCGACCTGCGGGCGTCGGCCAGTCTGGTGATCTCGGCACTGATGGCCGAAGGCGATACCCTGATCGATCGCATCTACCACATCGACCGTGGTTACGAGTGCATCGAAGAAAAACTGCAGATGCTGGGCGCCAAGATCCGTCGCGTTCCGGGCTGA
- a CDS encoding KpsF/GutQ family sugar-phosphate isomerase, with protein sequence MSQTSDLIQSAQRTIRLEVEAIQGLLPHIDADFVRACEMILASKGRVVVVGMGKSGHIGNKIAATLASTGTPAFFVHPAEASHGDMGMITREDVILALSNSGSTNEIVTLLPLIKRLGIQLISVTGNPASPLAKAAEVNLNVHVEHEACPLNLAPTSSTTAALVMGDALAVALLEARGFTAEDFAFSHPGGALGRRLLLKVENVMHAGQELPQVQRGTLLKDALMEMTRKGLGMTVILETDGKLAGIFTDGDLRRTLDRSIDIRSATIDQVMTAHGKTARPEMLAAEALKIMEDHRINALVVVDEEDRPVGAFNLSDLLRAGVM encoded by the coding sequence ATGAGCCAAACCAGCGACCTGATTCAATCGGCACAACGCACCATTCGCCTCGAAGTGGAAGCCATACAAGGCTTGTTGCCCCATATCGACGCCGATTTCGTACGCGCTTGCGAGATGATTCTGGCCAGCAAGGGCCGTGTCGTCGTGGTCGGCATGGGCAAGTCCGGGCACATCGGCAACAAGATTGCCGCCACCCTGGCCAGCACCGGCACCCCGGCATTTTTCGTCCACCCGGCCGAAGCCAGCCATGGCGACATGGGCATGATCACCCGCGAAGACGTGATTCTGGCCCTGTCGAACTCCGGTTCGACCAACGAAATCGTCACCCTGCTGCCACTGATCAAGCGACTGGGCATCCAGTTGATCAGCGTGACCGGCAACCCGGCCTCCCCCCTGGCGAAAGCCGCCGAAGTGAACCTCAATGTTCACGTCGAACACGAAGCCTGCCCGCTGAACCTGGCGCCGACGTCCTCGACCACCGCCGCCCTGGTCATGGGCGATGCCCTCGCCGTGGCATTGCTGGAGGCGCGAGGCTTCACCGCTGAAGACTTCGCTTTCTCGCATCCGGGAGGCGCCCTTGGCCGCCGCCTGTTGCTGAAAGTGGAAAACGTCATGCACGCCGGTCAGGAGCTGCCGCAAGTGCAACGCGGCACCCTGCTCAAGGACGCACTGATGGAAATGACCCGCAAGGGTCTGGGCATGACCGTCATTCTTGAAACCGACGGCAAACTCGCCGGGATCTTCACGGACGGTGACCTGCGTCGCACCCTGGATCGCAGCATCGACATCCGCAGCGCCACCATCGACCAGGTCATGACCGCGCACGGCAAGACGGCCCGCCCCGAGATGCTGGCTGCCGAGGCCCTGAAAATCATGGAAGACCACCGAATCAACGCACTGGTCGTTGTTGATGAAGAGGATCGCCCGGTGGGCGCCTTCAACCTCTCCGATCTGCTGCGCGCAGGAGTGATGTAA
- the hisG gene encoding ATP phosphoribosyltransferase, with protein sequence MLTIALSKGRILDDTLPLLAEAGIVPTENPDKSRKLIIPTTQDDVRLLIVRATDVPTYVEHGAADLGVAGKDVLMEYSGQGLYEPLDLQIAQCKLMTAGKIGAAEPKGRLRVATKFVNVAKRYYAEQGRQVDIIKLYGSMELAPLIGLADKIIDVVDTGNTLRANGLEPQELIATISSRLVVNKASMKMQHARIQALIDTLRKAVESRHRG encoded by the coding sequence ATGTTGACCATCGCACTGTCCAAGGGCCGAATCCTTGACGACACCCTGCCGCTTCTCGCCGAAGCGGGCATCGTGCCGACCGAGAATCCGGACAAGAGCCGCAAGCTGATCATCCCCACGACCCAGGACGACGTTCGTCTGCTGATCGTGCGCGCCACTGACGTGCCGACCTATGTCGAGCATGGCGCGGCCGACCTCGGCGTGGCCGGCAAGGACGTGCTGATGGAATACAGCGGCCAGGGCCTTTACGAGCCACTGGATTTGCAGATTGCCCAGTGCAAGCTGATGACCGCCGGCAAGATTGGCGCAGCCGAGCCTAAAGGCCGTCTGCGCGTGGCGACCAAGTTCGTCAACGTTGCCAAGCGTTACTACGCCGAACAGGGCCGTCAGGTCGACATCATCAAGCTCTACGGCTCGATGGAGCTGGCACCGCTGATTGGTCTGGCCGACAAGATCATCGACGTGGTCGACACCGGCAACACCCTGCGCGCCAACGGCCTGGAACCTCAGGAACTGATCGCCACGATCAGCTCGCGCCTGGTGGTCAACAAGGCTTCGATGAAGATGCAACACGCCCGGATCCAGGCGTTGATCGATACCCTGCGCAAGGCAGTGGAATCGCGACACCGCGGCTGA
- a CDS encoding STAS domain-containing protein, translating into MSEAAVRMSDVDELLLSGVLDYRTGPDLRKEGQALIKSSKASSLVIDCSAVKKSSSVGLSLLLCFMRDAQAAGKAVSIRAMPEDMREIAQVSELTELLAHP; encoded by the coding sequence ATGAGTGAGGCGGCAGTTCGTATGAGTGATGTCGACGAGCTATTGCTCAGCGGAGTGCTGGATTATCGCACCGGGCCGGACTTGCGAAAGGAAGGCCAGGCGCTGATCAAATCCAGCAAGGCGTCGTCGCTGGTGATCGACTGCTCGGCGGTAAAGAAGTCCAGCAGCGTCGGTTTGTCGTTGCTGCTGTGCTTCATGCGTGATGCCCAGGCGGCCGGCAAGGCCGTCAGCATTCGCGCGATGCCCGAAGACATGCGTGAAATCGCTCAGGTCAGTGAATTGACCGAGTTGTTGGCGCACCCCTGA
- a CDS encoding ATP-binding cassette domain-containing protein → MSADNAYAVELKGVSFKRGARSIFNNVDIRIPRGKVTGIMGPSGCGKTTLLRLMGAQLRPGSGEVWVNGQNLPALSRSDLFDARKHMGVLFQSGALFTDLDVFENVAFPLRVHTDLPDEMIRDIVLLKLQAVGLRGAIDLMPDELSGGMKRRVALARAIALDPQILMYDEPFVGQDPIAMGVLVRLIRLLNDALGITSIVVSHDLAETASIADYIYVVGDGQVLGQGTPDELMNSDEPRIRQFMTGNPDGPVPYHFPATDFRADLLGKR, encoded by the coding sequence ATGAGTGCCGATAACGCTTACGCGGTCGAGCTGAAGGGAGTCTCCTTCAAGCGCGGTGCGCGCAGCATTTTCAATAACGTCGATATTCGCATCCCGCGCGGCAAGGTCACCGGCATCATGGGACCTTCCGGGTGTGGCAAGACCACGCTGCTGCGGTTGATGGGCGCACAGTTGCGTCCCGGCAGCGGCGAAGTCTGGGTCAACGGTCAGAACCTGCCGGCGCTGTCGCGCAGCGATCTGTTCGATGCGCGCAAGCACATGGGCGTGCTGTTTCAGAGCGGCGCGCTGTTTACCGATCTCGATGTCTTCGAGAACGTCGCGTTTCCCCTGCGCGTTCATACCGATCTGCCGGATGAAATGATCCGCGACATCGTTCTGCTCAAGTTGCAGGCGGTGGGGCTGCGCGGCGCCATCGATCTGATGCCCGACGAGTTGTCCGGAGGCATGAAGCGTCGTGTGGCGCTGGCCCGGGCCATTGCCCTCGACCCGCAGATCCTCATGTATGACGAACCGTTCGTCGGTCAGGACCCGATCGCCATGGGCGTGCTGGTGCGCCTGATCCGTCTGCTCAACGATGCCCTGGGGATCACCAGTATCGTGGTTTCCCACGACTTGGCCGAAACCGCCAGCATCGCCGACTACATCTATGTAGTGGGTGATGGTCAGGTACTGGGGCAGGGCACGCCGGATGAATTGATGAACTCGGATGAACCGCGTATCCGCCAGTTCATGACCGGTAATCCCGATGGCCCGGTGCCGTACCATTTTCCAGCGACGGATTTCCGCGCAGATCTTCTGGGGAAGCGCTGA